From the Limanda limanda chromosome 7, fLimLim1.1, whole genome shotgun sequence genome, the window CACCGAGAACATCCAGGACGTGTTTGACATCATGGACGAGTTGGGCTCGTAAGTAAATCTCACTCAGATtcaagatgatgatgattttgttCCAGAAATCTTAAAATTTAACGAGCTGAGGTTCTTTGAATCAACAGGAGAATTTAAAGTTTTTCCTTCGGTGATGATGAACGAGCTGcagtaaacatttttatttgagaatactttattctcacatttttacatttgctaTCAAGTTGTGACCGTGCACATatgtttacattcacacacatacatgtacaacATATCATACATGTTGCATATTTATACAGACGTGCTGTAACTCTGAGAGGAGAGGCCAGTAAGAACCACACGTAACCAAACATTCAGGATTTCTAATTCCTCATATGATAAAGGgccttgtttatttctttttaagggacttttaaaacgttttcttTTATGAGCCGAACagtttaaacagattttaaccAGAAGTTGTGTTTCCTTCAGCCAGAAGACATCAACTACTGTAGTTTATAGAAGCTTTGTCACATTTTAAAGCCTCCTGCATCATTTCAGTCACATGTATGAAAGCACTTTGGCTTCTGTTAAACACACTGAAGACAgaactgtgtgtttcctcctcctccaggcagcAGCGGCTCCCCCGACATGATCGAGCATTGGATCCAACTCGTCCACGAGAAGAACGCGTTGGTTTCTGAGGAGTCTGACCTCATGGTGGCGTGAGTGACTCACTTGTAAACAGTTGCTGCACAGTGAACTCCTGTCTCGTCAACACTGGGGAACACAACACATCTTTTGTGTGCGTGGTAGAAGTGTCACGGCTGCAAGAGCGTCCATAACATCAGACTTCCGCCTCAGGACACACTGTGTTGtctgttctgtgttgtgtgttcagactGGAGTCGCTGCTCATCCTTTTGCGATGACTTGCTTCTGTCGCCACGTTGTCGTGACTCGGccgatgtttgtgtttctctcccagGTCTCgacagctggagctggaggacaagCAGAGCATgttggagctggagctcaggaagttcatggagctgaatggtgtgtgtggttttctgtgCGCTCATGAAAACACGAGTTGTTAACGACTGTTGAAGAGAGCTTTTGATTCTGCTGCAGCTACAGAGCTGAATACTGTCATTGTTCACGTTAACATCACTGAACATAACATCATCTTTGTCCAGGGTGTAATATACAAGAACCATTTCATTACCAACATCAGACATTCCTTTCTTAACGAGCGAGTACTGAGTAAcactggctcctgcagagagtGCTGCATTATGGGATGTTTGAAGCCTAAACGTTGTGATGATTGTTCATTTCCTCGATTCTATTTATAGTTTGGCAGGTTCACATTTTGCAAGTCCGTCTTCAAACATTATTCAGACGCTCGTGTGTGTTATTCAGATCCTTGTGGGTCATAAAATCCTTAATTGTAAAGTTAATGTGAAGCTTCTGAGTCCAAACCCAGTCAGTGTTTCCAAGTTACTGTCTCTCACGTCCCAAACTCCCTCATTGTGATTAAATCAAGTTCCAAACCTCAGTGGAGGAACTGAAAAAAACACCACTTGATTTGATTAACTCACTGGTTTAGCCTCATATTAGTCggctccttaaattcaatcaagctgcatctaACTGAACAAACTCATAGATAAATATGTTCGTTGATTGATTCTCTGAGATCTCACAACGTAACGATAGAGGAAAAATCCTCCTGGATCATCACCAGCATTTAATCGGTTGTTTCCTGACCCGTATCACCTCCTTCCACCAgcttcactctcactctctgtgcagcagattgtcagtaatcctgataaataacaaacagacaaacaaacacaaaaacatgtggaGCTGATAAAGCTGAGGGGACCAGGGGAGCTACAGATTCAGGAGACACCCTTCCTATTGTTTTTACATCAtctattattataaatatgttGGTCATAGCTGCTTcaaagtgtgtgtccttgtgtttgtcCGGCAGACAAGacgcaggagcaggaggtggaggaggagcgggtCCTGCAGCAGATGATCGAGGTGGTGGACATGAGGGACTCGCTGGTCTccttcctggaggagaagaggctgaaggagatgagcgaggagcaggaggccttCTCCATCATGGAGGCCAGACGGCACTCCAAGGCAGGATCTCAGGTTCACTGGGCATCATAAGACTCCTCCCCCCACCcatacactgacacacacacacacacacactcgtgcagcATGGACCTGTATGTACAAGGGAAGCAGAAGCTCTCTAATCTGCTGACTTGAAACCTTGAGACTCAACTTTTTTGCGAAGCCAAAGAAGCTGCAGAGTCGTTGCAGAATCCAACCACGAGCGCTTCCACGGCGGCGAGGACTCAAAtcatcaggactcaaatcatcaggactcaaatcatcaGGACTCGAAtcatcaggactcaaatcatcaggactcaaatcatcaGGATTCACAGGAACACTCCGGCCCCTAGAGGGAGACATAACCCTGGAGATCTGAGGAGTCCACACACATGGCAGAGTCACAGGATCTTTAGTGTCTTCTGCACCGTTGAACAACCACCACCAGGCGGCAGATCACCTGACCCGGCCTCGGACCTGGTTCAGGTGTCTCAGACGTGTGACATCACATCGGGGGGGAAACCTGCGGCGCCTGAGAGCCTGATCTGTAGAACACACAGGGTCACTGTGGGTTTAACAGAGATTGATGTTTTGAATAAGTACTGTTGTACACCCAGATGTAATATAAAGTACATATCATACTTCTATTATTATTTGGTATATTGAATAGAAATACGATTAGAgtttaaagataataataagAGTTTAAATATTAGAATTATTGCAGTAAAATCCAGTTATTCCTTATTTTAGTTTCTTATTTTTGAAGGTTTCTGAATTGTGTAGCACTTCCTGCTGTTCACCACGTCCTCCCCCTGATCGCAGGTCACactcaggggtcaaaggtcgaagGTCCCGGCTTCTCGGGTCAGAGTCGGGGGGTTCCACAGATGGATTTGCAcactctgctgttttattttgtatctttcTGTAGGTGGAAGTGAGTTTTACGAACACAGGCGGATTGTCGGTGAACGTTAAGGACACGAAACTGGTTCATCTATTTATAAACTCTATGGTTTATCATCTGCAGGTGTTTCTCCTCGTGAACGATGGAGACACTCAGCAGTTTGGTTTAGTTCAGAAGAAGCCTTATGGATTTATCGCTCCGCTGCCATTTTGTGCCGCAGCACTTCACATTATATCAAATAAAGATCCTGCACTTTGctgatttcttatttttcttgtcTCTGATCATACGTTGAAGTTCTCCGGTGTttccaggtgtgaacacagTGGATGTGTTGAATAACGTGTGTCCTGCAGGACGGATGTTCATCTGGTTAAAAGTatataaaacatgaacacaggAGAAACTCATCAGAGGTGGAAGAATTATTCAGATCAACAgatttttaaattcactagatgtggatctttatttggatctgcaccagttCACTCACAGTCCTGTAATATTTCATTAAATCACTGAATTAtcctcaaaacaaaaacacgagTCATCAgctccttggcagaagtaacAGTAAAACtcattttgtacatttacttCTGATATTTAAAGAACATTCTGCTCACTTATACCAGATCGGACAATCATGctttccccccctcctttctttattgcaaagagttcagtcagacccaCACACCAGCTAAAATATTGAATCCTGACAACATCCAGTCTTTTAAAGTTtcgaaaaataataatttgaataataataatagtaataataaaaggCATTTATTTGTAAATTGATGGTTTAAACGTACaactgcattattattattaatattgttgttattgttgttaaatGTCATTTGACAAAAAGCTAAACGTACGTCCTTGAATGTCAATacgttaaggccggcgcatgcttctgcaactgcggctgcagcttTTCAAGCAGCTGTGCAAAAggacttgttttaatttatgcTTCTCCAGGgtttgcaaagcaattcacctccagaacactaggtggagtaacgttttctGTCAaagacgaccttagagacgccttctttgtgtgtggcagtcgtcgaCGACTGTTTATTTACGTCGCCACCGCTGCTCCTCATAGGACAAATCctccagtcagtgacgggttatacaagtggtcatactgtcagatctcttctgccaaacgctcttctatttggtccatattcattcttctaaatcttcggtggtttctgccggtattgttgggcatgaaaccggaaatgcgttaattaatacatttggtCTCAATGATTTTGTGAAGTTATTGTGTTGATGagctctgaagtcagagttgaaaacatggaggctgttcacatctgttgtATCTGCACACCTTCACTTTTctttatgatatttatataataacgAAGAGCAAAGAAAACGTGTGAAAGACGGATGAGTAATTAAAATGTGCACGTGGATCATAAGAacatgtttcattgtgtgttggGTTCAATGAGCCTTGAGAGCTTGTGAGAGACCAACACAAGTTACATGAGACAGGTTTACatcaaaagcttttatttagagCTGATTGTCAAATTATATTGGAAGGTTCATTTAATGTCGACAGTCAACACGACGGAGAGACGTGAACATTTAAAGTCAGACACgttctgtcccttgtctctgctgcgaacctcccatcatcaattatttcccagcatgctaaaaggctttgactgggatgtgctgctgttatactgcagcgccacctgtgggtcaaaagtagaaaagccaccaccgctctgcacctgatgcagaaatgaaaacgtcccaatttttaagtccagagttttgatcttttgtgtcaaagacaaaactctgattttaaactcaaagtgatttcaatgtgttgaactttgtgttgaactaaatcaatttgtgacgtgaatccaggaactttaagatcataaacaaacatctacacagaatgtggttctacacacatggagacatactgagggacaaaggtggacaataataaagacaaacttaaacacactgtatgtgactctttatagagggtttatatattctgcttgtgttgtgtcatttcaataaacacattcttcatgtgaataaacacaatctgggcaggaaggttgctggtttgaatccggttcagatgggtcttcctgtgtggagtctgcatgttctccacgtgttttctccaggtgctccggcttcatctcacaaacacatgcagattaggggttgtgtagattggagactacacacaagctgctgctgcttcagcctctggatcctcaggacacagctcagcctccgtccacacacactgtcctcttcacactcagctccagtCAGACtcctcccacctgttgagagaagaagacatcagtgtcacagagactcacttcatcagctgtgagtcagtgatgcagctcatccagtagaaagagcagcagggacttcagtcggatggacctcagcagaggttctgctctgtatgaagagctcctggttaccatggtgatgaggagaggcttcagtcccactgatctcagagctgtgacaaagatccacctgatcagttctgatcagatctgaatctgttgtttactaacaagacgagtggaagacaagaagaaacacactgtctcactgtctctgaggacacacactgtctcactgtctctgaggacacacactgtctcactgtctctgaggacacacactgtctctgaggacacacactgtctcactgtatctgaggacacacactgactcactgtctctgaggacacacactgtctcattgtctctgaggacacacactgtctctgaggacacacactgtctcactgtctctgaggacacacactgtccctgaggacacacactgtctcactgtctctgaggacactcactgtctcactgtctctgaggacacacactgactcactgtctctgaggacatacactgtctcactgtctctgaggacacacactgtctctgaggacacacactgtctcactgtctctgaggacacacactgtctcactgtctctgaggacacacactgtctcactgtctctgaggacacacactgtccctgaggacacacactgtctcactgtctctgaggacactcactgtctcactgtctctgaggacacacactgtctctgaggacacacactgactcactgtctctgaggacacacactgtctcactgtctctgaggacacacactgtctcactgtctctgaggacacacactgtctctgaggacacacactgtctcactgtctctgaggacacacactgtctcactgtctctgaggacacacactgtctctgaggacacacactgtctcactgtctctgaggacacacactgtccctgaggacacacactgactcactgtctctgaggacacacactgtctcactgtctctgaggacacacactgtctcactgtctctgaggacacacactgtctctgaggacacacactgtctcactgtctctgaggacacacactgtctcactgtctctgaggacacacactgtctctgagaacacacactgtctcactgtctctgaggacacacactgtctcactgtctctgaggacacacactgtctcactgtctctgaggacacacactgtctcactgtctctgaggacactcactgtctcactgtctctgaggacatacacatggacctgtctccaggaagctgactgaggtcatctggtgttttggggacaggatgagtctggagacattgagatgttctgggtgagttagagatcaactgaaccaaccagacgttgatttaaacttcccttatccgtccctttaaggagagtgtgcaccacacaacagtggagagtcactgtggtcagtgggcggagctttgatacgggttgatctccaacttaacctggagcaggtgagccgttcatcagaagttaccatggtgatttacctcgttaagaagtggacgagcttcgtaggactgaaaaaactaaacctgaagtgaacctgataaccacaaatcctgcttggtagcacagaccctggatctgtgagactgactgtgtttagtaaaatactgatgaaagcagcgtggactgactccacccatctactgacctcagagtctccagtcgacaggttggactctgctgtagatcaagcagctccttcactgctgaggcctgcaggtcgttgttcctcagatccagttctctcagatgagaggggtttgacctcagagctgaagccagagaagaacagctgatctctgacagtctgcagttcctcaacctggataaagaaatatgaatattagaatgtgtcctcctgtggttgtggatcgtcatcatgtcaacacagactctcaacatgctgctgacctcagtccagtctgtgacctgaagataaatatcagatcagacatgttggaccattgtttcattcatcagcttcttctctgtgtgttggtcactgagcaggtttgtgtaattaaacactgtttaaagtagggacggctcctgatgtcacttcctgtttgtttctatacttatcaactgtccaacgtgtttcaataagaatgtgtcttattttgaaaacctgaggaggacgagtgctcggcctcagtccacatgttatttactgacactttctcagtgatcaggagcaggtgagtgcaggtgaatggagttgatgaggtggacgtgactgacaggctgggtgagggacagatgactgagggacagtgagcagagcagaactgagacaagttaaataaataatgacccaataagaaagaaagtctgaaaagtgaagaaggatttaaggacctcagagtctccagtcgacagtttggactctccagtccagaacacagcagcttcacacctgaatcctgcaggttgaagtttccactcagatccagttctctcagatgtgaggggtctgacttcagagctgaggccacgacttcacagtgagtctctgagaggaaacaaccaacgagtctgtaattaaagaaaatatcaaatctgtgagaattaaatcagaaaacacaacattcatacaaaacgtgatcatgtgaccctcaccctggtaaatcccctctttgttaaaaactgctcaagagaatcctttcagatttggttcaagcttcattcagactaacagaggaactcatgagattcaggaggtcagaggtcaaaggtcaaggtcacacaacatgttcattcagactaacagaggaactcatgagattcaggggtggtcagaggtcaaaggtcacagaacatgttcatggtcacagtgacctcatattgtTGTGAAGTCAACATGGAACCTGGACAtgcaacccccccacacacacacacacctcccccccacacacacacacaccctccccccactcacacacccccctcccccccacacacacaccctcccccccccacacacacacacacacaccccaacatccccccccagcccccccacacacacaaacacacactcacacacacccccctccccccacacacacacacatacacacacacacacacacatacacacacacacacacacacatacacacatacacacacacaaacacatatacacacacacatacacacacacacacacacatacacacacacacacacatatacacacacacacacatacacacacatacacacacacaaacatacacacacactcacacacacacaaacaaatacacacatatacacacacacatacacacacacacacacaaacccccccacacacacacacacatgcacacacacacacatacacacacacaccccgccccccccccacatacacacacaca encodes:
- the LOC133004593 gene encoding F-actin-monooxygenase mical1-like, which translates into the protein MGRQEGDYVWKKNTENIQDVFDIMDELGSSGSPDMIEHWIQLVHEKNALVSEESDLMVASRQLELEDKQSMLELELRKFMELNDKTQEQEVEEERVLQQMIEVVDMRDSLVSFLEEKRLKEMSEEQEAFSIMEARRHSKAGSQVHWAS